The nucleotide sequence ACTTCTTCATTAGATAATAAATAATTAAAAGAACCGAATAAACTGATGATTGCGTCCCATTTTTCCTGGGATTTATAGGATTGCATGGCTCCCACTTCGAATTTGCAATGGGAATATCTTTTTTTGGCCACCTCAATCATTTTGATCGAGGAATCTATACCTCTGGATTTATATCCAAGGCTTTGGAAATGGGTAACATGTTCTCCCGTGCCGCAACCTAGGTCTAAAATATTCCGGACCCTGTGTTTTCGGAAAAGCCTATCTATAAATTGGGTTTCCATCTCGAATTTTCGAGCGTTCTTTTCAATATCGAAGTAATATTCTGCCAGTTCCGAGTAGAGTTTCATAGAAAAATCGTTTGAGCCGGACCGGGGAAAACCCGTTACATATAGTAACGGAACTGAAGTTTACAAAATGCAATTTTTCCCCCAATTTTTTCCCATTTTAGAAGTTTTTCCATTGGCTTCCGCTTCTCTTTCGACCTGGATCGACGGGGAAGTTTTGGCCTTGGGTGGGATCTCCTTCTGTCTGCTTTCCCTATTCGGATACGTTGTACATACTACAATGGATAGAAGAGAAGAGAAGGACACCGAGTCGGAGGTCCCATTCTTCCAATCGATCCTAAAGGAAGAAGTTCCCGAAGGCCAAAAACAAGCCGCCTTCGAAAAAATTCCTTCCGAGGAAGGTGTTCCTTCGATCTTTTCCCAAGATGAGTCCTTATATCTCTTAAAAGAAGAAGTTCCTAAGGAGACAAAAACTCCCTTCCAATCCTTCTATATTCCTGTCAGAGGAAAAACCTACGAGGCGGTAAGATCCTTTTTGGATTCTATCCGAGTGGGAGAGGAAGATTGGGAAGTTCTACTACATGATTCCAAAGGAGATCTACAAACTGTAGCGAGTAAAACCGGAAGTATTTCCGTATTTCCATCCGAAAGAAAAAGAGCCACCGAACCAAAGGAAGGCGCAATCGTTTGGAAATTGGAATGGGATTCTTTTTCCTTGGGAGAAGTCAGACAAACTTCTTCCTCCCTATCTGAATTTTCCCTTGATGAAATTTCTTTTAGATTGGATAAACTTGTAGAAGGATTGGTCCTCGCCGGTGAATCCCAGGACGGAGAAACGGGCTGGAGTTCCTACCCGGTGTTTTCCCAACATTTAGAAAGGGAAAAGGTCGACGGAGAGGAGACCAAAATCCTGGTCTTTTTGGAATTCGAGTCCGACGGGGATTTGGTTTCCGATTTTAGAAGTCTAGGAAATTGGTGGAAGTCTAGATTCGGAGAAAATTTTTCCATCTATCGCATCCGAAAAAACCGATTAGCGACCTTCTTTTACGCGGAAGATTGGATGAAATTTCAAAATTCGCTTTCCGGGCTCATGGAATTTTTAGGTCCGGAAAAGACCAGGCTGAATGTGGGAGCCTCGGTTCGGGTTAGAAAAGATGACTCCGAATGGGAACCAAGAGCCAAAAAAGCATTACATTCTTCTAAAGAAGAGGGACCGAACCGTTTAGTATGTCTTTGAACATAGATCCATTATTGGATGAAAAATTCATACTTACCATTTCCCAGATCTTCCCGGAGTTTTTGGAAAAAAACCTAGGAGTTCATGCGGTCCGAGAAGCGTTCGGACCTTCTAAAAACGAAGGTCTATGTTACGAGAACTGTACTTCTGTGGAATTCCAAGGTGAAGCAAAAGGGAAACTTTATCTGGCAATGGACGGTTATACTAAACTCAAACTTTTGCCCAAGATCGCCAGGTCCTTCCATATTGATCCTACTATCCGAAGTCATGCTGCTTCCATTATGCTGGAATTTGCCAACCAGATCTGTGCCGAACTCATCTCCGAAATGAAATTGGGAAGATTCCAAATAGATATTCTTCCTCCGGAAAATCTGAACAATAAATTGGTCCCGATAGATCTGGAAAATTTAAGACAGTATATTCTGATCTATTTTTTGAAAGACGAGGACGCTAAAGAATATTTGGGCAGGATCTATCTCATTCTCTTAATGCAAAAATATTAATATATAAACAAGGCTTCCTTTGCATGATTCGATATTCTTTCCAGGGACTTCCATTCTTACTCAAATACGCAGACATGATAGATTCTCCCGAGTCGGCAGTCCGGGAAGAACATGTAAGAGTTTCCAAAAAAATTTCCTTCCGGACCAAAATATTTCCGGGCCCGGAACATTCTCCTGCGATCTATTTGCAGCATGGGATGAGTAACCGAGGCATTGACGATCCAAGGATCCTCACACTTGCAAAACATCTAAGAAATAGCGGTGCCACTGTGTATCTTCCCGAACTTCCGGAAGTCAAAGGGTTGGAAATTTCGGAGGATACAGTTCCGAATATCAGGACATTATTCCACGAGATCGTAAAGAGAGAAGGCCAAGCGATCTCATTCTTATCCGCAAGTTTTTCCGCCGGGATGGGAATGGTGGCGTTATCCGGAAAGGAAGAGCAGAAAAATCTAAAATCCGCTCTACTTGTCGGAACGTACTCAGACTTCGCGGAAACTCTCCCTTTCAGTCTGTCCAATTATCACCTGGACCCGTATGCGGTTCACGTTTTATTATATAATTATATTTCTAAGTTAGAGCCTAAACTTTCGAAATTAGAAGAGTTCTACTTTGAAGCTGCCTTGGATAACGGATTGAAAAGAATGGGAGAAGAGGAGAAGGCCCCGAAGCTCCTTAAAAAATTGAACCAAAAAGAGAGGGAATTCGTACATTCTCTTCAAACCGATCCCGGCTTTAGGATGGCGTTAGTAGAGCCTATTCTATCCGTACTCCCGCATAACTTCATTTTACGAAATTCTCCTAAAAACTATCTCTCCGATTGGAAGGCGCCTATCGCCTTATTACACGGATCAGACGATCCTGTGATCTCTCCTGACGAATCGGAGCAGTTATTCGGATCTTTAAGGAACGGAAAAGAGGAGCATAAAGTGATCTTAAAGTCCAATTTGATCACTCATGGGGACCATCTTCCCTTTTATACCCAGTTAGGTGAGATCCCGAAACTTGCCGGGCTCTGGGGTTTTTTTCTAAAAAAATCAGGACTCTAATATTCTTTACGTTATATT is from Leptospira sp. WS58.C1 and encodes:
- a CDS encoding chemotaxis protein CheX; the protein is MSLNIDPLLDEKFILTISQIFPEFLEKNLGVHAVREAFGPSKNEGLCYENCTSVEFQGEAKGKLYLAMDGYTKLKLLPKIARSFHIDPTIRSHAASIMLEFANQICAELISEMKLGRFQIDILPPENLNNKLVPIDLENLRQYILIYFLKDEDAKEYLGRIYLILLMQKY
- a CDS encoding alpha/beta hydrolase, yielding MIRYSFQGLPFLLKYADMIDSPESAVREEHVRVSKKISFRTKIFPGPEHSPAIYLQHGMSNRGIDDPRILTLAKHLRNSGATVYLPELPEVKGLEISEDTVPNIRTLFHEIVKREGQAISFLSASFSAGMGMVALSGKEEQKNLKSALLVGTYSDFAETLPFSLSNYHLDPYAVHVLLYNYISKLEPKLSKLEEFYFEAALDNGLKRMGEEEKAPKLLKKLNQKEREFVHSLQTDPGFRMALVEPILSVLPHNFILRNSPKNYLSDWKAPIALLHGSDDPVISPDESEQLFGSLRNGKEEHKVILKSNLITHGDHLPFYTQLGEIPKLAGLWGFFLKKSGL